A genomic window from Streptomyces sp. NBC_01429 includes:
- a CDS encoding ABC transporter permease has product MTTRRLTGAVWAVVLTVLYLFLLAPILVVLVESFDHSTYLRFPPEGFSLESYRQVFANDAFREGFKVSGITAAVTALLAMATGVPAALALTRLRFRGRAAIEAVFLSPLLVPHIVLGLALLLILAPIPLTDTYWGLILAHLGVSVPYVVRTVSAALVSADPRAEEAARTLGANGLRTFWRITLPAIRPGLFSGGVIAFLLSFDETVISLFVSGQNTVPLPVAVLQYVEYRSDPSVASLSVLLVLLSVVVVVLVERGLGLRRTLRSG; this is encoded by the coding sequence ATGACCACGCGCCGGCTGACCGGGGCGGTGTGGGCCGTCGTGCTCACCGTCCTCTATCTCTTCCTGCTCGCGCCGATCCTCGTCGTCCTCGTGGAGTCCTTCGACCACTCCACCTATCTGCGCTTCCCGCCGGAGGGCTTCAGCCTGGAGTCCTACCGGCAGGTCTTCGCCAACGACGCCTTCCGCGAGGGCTTCAAGGTCAGCGGGATCACGGCCGCGGTGACCGCGCTGCTGGCGATGGCGACCGGGGTACCGGCCGCGCTGGCGCTGACCAGGCTGCGCTTCCGGGGCCGGGCCGCGATCGAGGCGGTCTTCCTCTCGCCGCTGCTCGTACCGCACATCGTGCTCGGTCTCGCGCTGCTGCTCATCCTGGCGCCGATCCCGCTCACCGACACCTACTGGGGGCTGATCCTGGCGCATCTCGGGGTGAGCGTGCCCTATGTCGTACGGACGGTGTCCGCCGCGCTGGTCTCGGCGGACCCGAGGGCCGAGGAGGCGGCGCGCACGCTCGGTGCGAACGGACTCAGGACGTTCTGGCGGATCACCCTGCCCGCCATCCGCCCGGGGCTGTTCTCCGGGGGCGTCATCGCCTTCCTGCTGTCCTTCGACGAGACCGTGATCTCACTCTTCGTCTCCGGCCAGAACACCGTGCCGCTGCCGGTCGCCGTGCTCCAGTACGTCGAGTACCGCAGCGATCCCTCCGTGGCCTCCCTCTCCGTCCTGCTGGTGCTGCTCTCCGTGGTCGTCGTCGTGCTCGTGGAGCGCGGCCTCGGACTGCGCCGCACGCTCAGATCCGGCTGA
- a CDS encoding dipeptidase: MSDSPAQPLDPTALHRDSVVFNALDCTPLAWADETYLGKLAASGVTAINHAVSISQDYDAAAASIVGWQRRLAETDGRVFQAYGLDDVAHAKAEGRVAWFAGFEDSKPVGEDLWRLETLYQLGLRFMGLTYQNRNYAGDGSGESANGGLSRFGRALVMECNRLGVALDLSHTGERSTLEAIEVSDRPVLVTHAGLTHFVDSPRNKSDRVVRELAARGGVFGLAAKSGFLTPDGLTRRPGADVFADNIDYLVELVGIDHVIVGTDVGDERKYSREGMARVRRLYPEIPIVGEDLDLDRIHPEGMGTPADLPRITELLTGRGYSGEDITKVLGGNLTRALAEIWDSGV, encoded by the coding sequence GTGTCCGACAGCCCGGCGCAGCCCCTCGACCCCACCGCGCTCCACCGTGACAGCGTCGTCTTCAACGCGCTCGACTGCACCCCGCTGGCCTGGGCGGACGAGACCTACCTCGGCAAGCTCGCCGCCTCCGGCGTCACCGCGATCAACCACGCGGTCTCCATCTCCCAGGACTACGACGCCGCCGCCGCGTCCATCGTCGGCTGGCAGCGGCGGCTCGCGGAGACCGACGGCCGGGTCTTCCAGGCGTACGGACTCGACGACGTCGCCCACGCCAAGGCCGAGGGCCGGGTCGCCTGGTTCGCCGGCTTCGAGGACAGCAAGCCGGTGGGGGAGGACCTGTGGCGGCTGGAGACGCTGTACCAGCTGGGGCTGCGCTTCATGGGGCTGACGTACCAGAACCGCAACTACGCGGGCGACGGCAGCGGCGAGAGCGCCAACGGCGGGCTGAGCCGCTTCGGCCGCGCCCTGGTCATGGAGTGCAACCGGCTGGGCGTCGCCCTCGACCTGTCGCACACCGGTGAGCGCTCCACCCTGGAGGCCATCGAGGTGTCCGACCGGCCCGTCCTCGTCACCCACGCGGGGCTGACGCACTTCGTGGACAGCCCGCGCAACAAGAGCGACCGCGTGGTGCGGGAACTGGCCGCGCGCGGGGGCGTGTTCGGACTCGCCGCCAAGTCCGGGTTCCTCACCCCGGACGGGCTGACGCGGCGGCCCGGCGCCGACGTCTTCGCCGACAACATCGACTACCTCGTCGAACTGGTCGGCATCGACCACGTCATCGTCGGCACCGACGTCGGCGACGAGCGCAAGTACTCCCGCGAGGGCATGGCGCGGGTGCGCCGCCTCTACCCGGAGATCCCCATCGTCGGCGAGGACCTCGACCTCGACCGCATCCACCCCGAGGGCATGGGCACCCCCGCTGACCTGCCCCGCATCACCGAGCTGCTGACCGGCCGCGGATACAGTGGCGAGGACATCACCAAGGTCCTCGGCGGGAATCTGACGCGGGCCCTGGCGGAGATCTGGGACTCGGGAGTGTGA
- a CDS encoding ABC transporter substrate-binding protein, translated as MPALRPALTTVAVLTGTALLATACSSSATSPSGSSGDAGGKQTVTFMGFYGTFQDSFTKTVIKPFEKANPDITVKYVPIQNSAEVLAKLRASTKRPVADVALMDSSVAPTANKEKLFAPLDAAKVPNLDHLVPTARSKDGYGPAVTFDSLSILYNSKNVKKAPTSWNDLWNAEYKGKLAMPVADTRGVALIIALEKILGADYQKDIDPAIDKLKSLSPSVQTWQPSPDVYTAIQSGDADVAVGWNARGQYYKDSSQGVVQPVLPKEGTVTQVNTINLVNNSSHTAAAQKFIDYAIGAEAQKAFDDEAFYAPVNKDVRLAPETKERTQASAVQQKNQIPVDWAWLTTRYTAWVDRIKQEVIGG; from the coding sequence ATGCCTGCCCTGCGCCCCGCCCTCACCACCGTCGCCGTACTGACCGGTACCGCCCTGCTCGCGACGGCCTGCTCCTCCTCCGCCACCTCGCCCTCCGGCTCCTCGGGTGACGCGGGCGGCAAGCAGACCGTCACCTTCATGGGGTTCTACGGCACCTTCCAGGACTCCTTCACCAAGACGGTGATCAAGCCCTTCGAGAAGGCCAACCCGGACATCACCGTCAAGTACGTCCCCATCCAGAACTCCGCCGAGGTGCTGGCCAAGCTGCGCGCCAGCACCAAGCGCCCGGTGGCCGATGTGGCCCTCATGGACAGCTCCGTGGCGCCGACGGCCAACAAGGAGAAGCTGTTCGCGCCGCTCGACGCCGCGAAGGTCCCCAACCTCGACCACCTCGTCCCCACCGCGAGGAGCAAGGACGGCTACGGGCCCGCCGTCACCTTCGACAGCCTCTCGATCCTCTACAACTCCAAGAACGTCAAGAAGGCGCCCACCAGCTGGAACGACCTCTGGAACGCGGAGTACAAGGGCAAGCTGGCGATGCCCGTCGCCGACACCCGCGGCGTCGCGCTGATCATCGCCCTGGAGAAGATCCTCGGCGCCGACTACCAGAAGGACATCGACCCAGCGATCGACAAGCTCAAGAGCCTGTCCCCCTCCGTCCAGACCTGGCAGCCCTCGCCCGACGTCTACACCGCCATCCAGTCGGGCGACGCGGACGTCGCCGTCGGCTGGAACGCCCGGGGCCAGTACTACAAGGACTCCTCGCAGGGCGTCGTACAGCCGGTGCTGCCCAAGGAGGGCACGGTCACCCAGGTCAACACCATCAACCTGGTCAACAACTCCTCGCACACCGCCGCCGCGCAGAAGTTCATCGACTACGCGATCGGCGCCGAGGCCCAGAAGGCCTTCGACGACGAGGCCTTCTACGCGCCGGTCAACAAGGACGTCCGGCTGGCGCCCGAGACCAAGGAGCGCACGCAGGCGTCCGCCGTGCAGCAGAAGAACCAGATCCCCGTCGACTGGGCGTGGCTGACCACCCGCTACACCGCCTGGGTCGACCGCATCAAGCAGGAGGTCATCGGTGGATGA
- a CDS encoding ABC transporter ATP-binding protein: MDDTSVSDGHLVLESLAKTYPGKDGAAVRGIDLTVERGRMLAVLGPSGCGKSTTLRMIAGLVEPTSGRIRVDGRDLTDAPVHRRDMGVVFQSYALFPHLDVARNVAFGLEMRKTPKAELKRRVDEALELVRLGHLAGRRIAQLSGGQQQRVALARALVVEPAVLLLDEPLSNLDAQLRSAMRDEIVRIQRETGVTTVFVTHDQQEALSMADSVAVMNQGRIEQVGTPEAIYERPERPFVARFVGRANLLDGTVTGTEGDTASVDLPGLGTVRAAGDRVAVGDTATVMFRPHRIALTAAAPGSGAVRGTVLSAGYAGETVAYRVRLGDDGPVLDVERPTGAHASYGPGAEVELSWDPKAPRLVAGEKGTA, translated from the coding sequence GTGGATGACACCTCGGTGAGCGACGGACACCTCGTACTGGAGTCCCTGGCCAAGACCTACCCCGGCAAGGACGGCGCCGCCGTGCGCGGCATCGACCTGACCGTGGAACGCGGCCGCATGCTCGCCGTCCTCGGCCCCTCCGGCTGCGGCAAGTCCACCACGCTGCGCATGATCGCGGGGCTGGTGGAGCCCACCTCAGGGCGGATCCGGGTCGACGGCAGGGACCTCACCGACGCGCCGGTGCACCGCCGCGACATGGGCGTCGTCTTCCAGTCGTACGCGCTCTTCCCGCACCTGGACGTCGCCCGCAACGTCGCCTTCGGTCTTGAGATGCGCAAGACCCCCAAGGCGGAGCTGAAGCGCCGGGTGGACGAGGCGCTCGAACTGGTACGGCTCGGTCATCTCGCCGGCCGCCGGATCGCCCAGCTCTCCGGCGGCCAGCAGCAGCGCGTGGCGCTGGCCCGCGCGCTGGTCGTGGAGCCGGCCGTGCTCCTGCTCGACGAACCGCTGTCGAACCTGGACGCGCAGCTGCGCTCGGCGATGCGCGACGAGATCGTGCGCATCCAGCGCGAGACGGGCGTCACCACCGTCTTCGTCACCCACGACCAGCAGGAAGCCCTGTCCATGGCCGACAGCGTCGCCGTCATGAACCAGGGCCGGATCGAGCAGGTGGGCACCCCCGAGGCCATCTACGAGCGCCCGGAACGCCCCTTCGTCGCGCGGTTCGTGGGCCGCGCCAACCTGCTCGACGGCACGGTCACCGGCACCGAGGGGGACACGGCCTCGGTCGACCTGCCCGGCCTCGGCACGGTCCGCGCGGCCGGCGACCGGGTGGCGGTGGGCGACACGGCCACCGTCATGTTCCGTCCGCACCGGATCGCCCTCACCGCAGCGGCCCCCGGCAGCGGCGCCGTACGCGGCACGGTCCTGTCGGCGGGATACGCGGGCGAGACGGTCGCCTACCGGGTGCGCCTCGGCGACGACGGGCCCGTACTGGACGTCGAACGGCCCACCGGCGCGCACGCGTCGTACGGCCCCGGCGCCGAGGTGGAGCTGTCCTGGGACCCGAAGGCCCCCCGCCTGGTGGCCGGCGAGAAGGGCACGGCGTGA
- a CDS encoding FAD/NAD(P)-binding protein, translated as MRRPISVAVVGAGPRGTAVVERLIANLGPHGSWAGAPAELHVVEEHTPGAGRVWDPAQPEHLLMNTVAGHATAFPDDTVTMDGPATTGPTLMEWAREHAPGLEPWQHPHRALMGRYLAWAHQWIVGGAAPATRVVPHATRAVGLDEAPGDRLRLRLADGTELLADAVVLATGHTDQLPSAEGRALAAAAERHGLLYLPPGHPRETRLDLLPPGEPVLVRGLALNFFDQLALLTAGRGGRFEPAGPDGRLRYLPSGREPLVLAGSGRGVPYLARNQVPGQMPTGHTLVHFDGAALARLTARAPGTVDFRTEVRPLIEREAAAAWDRVGDPAAGPFDLAAVDRPLSGRKFADRAEFGGWLREWLRADMAAASAPELSPLKAAAGAVTAVKGQVRRLVAAGVLSGASYRELEWFRSFGAHLSSGPPASRIAELIALNEAGVVEFTGARPAVTVDAATGRFTVTSATTRAPAATARALLDAWLPGQDLAGTADPLLGGLVAAGLARPHTAGTGEGTEVTGALDVGADDLRVRTADGRPHPRLFAVGIPVEGVHWNTPIGARARADAEMFRQADTIARSALAAPLG; from the coding sequence GTGCGCCGTCCGATCAGCGTCGCGGTGGTCGGGGCCGGGCCGCGCGGCACCGCCGTGGTCGAACGCCTGATAGCCAACCTCGGGCCGCACGGGTCCTGGGCGGGCGCCCCGGCCGAGCTGCACGTCGTGGAGGAGCACACGCCGGGCGCCGGCCGGGTCTGGGATCCGGCACAGCCCGAGCACCTGCTGATGAACACGGTCGCCGGGCACGCGACCGCGTTCCCCGACGACACCGTGACGATGGACGGCCCCGCCACCACCGGGCCCACGCTCATGGAGTGGGCGCGCGAGCACGCGCCCGGCCTCGAACCGTGGCAGCACCCCCACCGGGCGCTGATGGGCCGCTATCTGGCCTGGGCCCACCAGTGGATCGTCGGGGGAGCGGCCCCGGCCACCCGCGTCGTGCCCCACGCCACCCGCGCCGTCGGACTGGACGAGGCGCCCGGGGACCGGCTGCGGCTGCGCCTCGCCGACGGGACCGAGCTGCTCGCCGACGCGGTGGTCCTCGCCACCGGCCACACCGACCAGCTGCCGTCGGCCGAGGGCCGCGCGCTCGCCGCCGCCGCCGAGCGGCACGGGCTGCTGTATCTGCCGCCCGGCCACCCCCGCGAGACCAGGCTCGATCTGCTGCCGCCCGGGGAACCGGTCCTGGTCCGGGGGCTGGCGCTCAACTTCTTCGACCAGCTGGCGCTGCTCACCGCCGGACGCGGAGGCCGCTTCGAACCGGCCGGTCCTGACGGCCGGCTGCGCTATCTGCCCTCCGGCCGGGAGCCGCTGGTCCTCGCCGGGTCGGGGCGCGGCGTGCCGTACCTGGCCCGTAATCAGGTGCCGGGGCAGATGCCGACGGGACACACACTGGTCCACTTCGACGGGGCGGCCCTCGCGCGGCTGACCGCGCGGGCGCCGGGCACCGTCGACTTCCGGACCGAGGTGCGCCCGCTGATCGAACGCGAGGCCGCCGCCGCGTGGGACCGGGTGGGCGACCCGGCAGCCGGCCCCTTCGACCTGGCGGCCGTCGACCGGCCGCTGTCCGGGCGGAAGTTCGCCGACCGCGCGGAGTTCGGCGGATGGCTGCGGGAGTGGCTGCGCGCCGACATGGCGGCGGCCAGCGCACCGGAGCTGAGCCCGCTCAAGGCCGCCGCCGGGGCGGTCACCGCGGTGAAGGGGCAGGTACGGCGGCTGGTGGCGGCCGGGGTGCTGAGCGGCGCCTCGTACCGCGAGCTGGAGTGGTTCCGCTCCTTCGGAGCGCATCTGTCCAGCGGCCCGCCCGCCAGCAGGATCGCCGAGCTGATCGCCCTGAACGAGGCGGGCGTCGTCGAGTTCACCGGGGCGCGGCCCGCCGTCACCGTGGACGCCGCGACCGGGCGCTTCACCGTCACCTCCGCGACCACCCGCGCCCCCGCGGCGACGGCCCGCGCGCTGCTGGACGCCTGGCTGCCCGGCCAGGACCTGGCGGGAACCGCCGACCCGCTGCTCGGCGGACTGGTCGCCGCCGGTCTGGCCCGCCCGCACACGGCGGGCACGGGCGAGGGTACGGAGGTGACGGGCGCCCTCGACGTGGGCGCGGACGATCTGCGGGTGCGCACCGCCGACGGACGGCCGCACCCGCGTCTCTTCGCGGTCGGCATCCCGGTCGAGGGCGTGCACTGGAACACCCCGATCGGGGCACGGGCGCGGGCCGACGCGGAGATGTTCCGCCAGGCCGACACGATCGCCCGCTCCGCCCTGGCGGCACCGCTCGGCTGA
- a CDS encoding ABC transporter permease encodes MTADTVTPSPATAPARGRTPVRGRGPARAALALLVPGLLALLLTYALPLVWVVRMSLNESGEGGLIRQTVSLATFGEVLGSSHYWNVIRQTVELGVLVTFFTLIVSYPVALFLARTTSRWRSLLMALAIAPLLISSVARTFGWMAILGRQGVVNKTLDALGLIDAPLHLANNLTGVVIASTEIYMPFAILAMISGFGRLDPALEHAAASLGAPRRTVFRRIVLPLTLPGVLTAGLLVFVLSLSGYVTPRLIGGGRVFVLATEIYDEAITSLDWPVAAVLSMLLLAVFGIVIAVYLWAQRALEARFTGAQEARS; translated from the coding sequence GTGACAGCGGACACCGTGACCCCGTCTCCCGCGACCGCCCCCGCGCGCGGGCGGACCCCCGTACGCGGGCGGGGACCGGCGCGCGCGGCGCTGGCCCTGCTGGTGCCCGGCCTGCTGGCCCTGCTGCTGACGTACGCGCTGCCGCTGGTGTGGGTGGTGCGGATGTCGCTCAACGAGTCGGGGGAGGGCGGCCTGATCCGGCAGACCGTCTCCCTCGCCACCTTCGGCGAGGTGCTCGGCAGCTCCCACTACTGGAACGTGATCCGGCAGACCGTCGAACTCGGCGTGCTGGTCACCTTCTTCACCCTGATCGTCTCCTACCCGGTGGCCCTGTTCCTGGCCCGTACCACCAGCCGGTGGCGCAGCCTGCTCATGGCGCTCGCCATCGCGCCGCTGCTGATCTCGTCGGTGGCGCGCACCTTCGGCTGGATGGCGATCCTCGGCCGGCAGGGAGTCGTCAACAAGACACTGGACGCTCTCGGGCTGATCGACGCCCCGCTGCACCTGGCCAACAACCTCACCGGGGTGGTCATCGCCTCGACCGAGATCTACATGCCGTTCGCCATCCTCGCGATGATCAGCGGCTTCGGCCGGCTCGACCCCGCCCTGGAGCACGCCGCCGCTTCGCTGGGCGCGCCCCGCCGTACGGTCTTCCGCCGGATCGTCCTGCCACTCACCCTGCCGGGCGTGCTCACCGCCGGGCTGCTGGTGTTCGTCCTCAGCCTGAGCGGCTACGTCACCCCGCGGCTGATCGGCGGCGGACGCGTCTTCGTGCTGGCGACCGAGATCTACGACGAGGCGATCACCAGCCTCGACTGGCCGGTGGCCGCGGTCCTCTCGATGCTGCTGCTCGCGGTGTTCGGGATCGTGATCGCGGTCTACCTCTGGGCGCAGAGAGCCCTCGAAGCCCGCTTCACCGGCGCACAGGAGGCCCGCTCATGA